The Actinomadura sp. WMMB 499 genome includes a window with the following:
- a CDS encoding NUDIX hydrolase has translation MRERCVGAIVHDRGGRLLLVRRGRPPGAGLWSVPGGRVEPGEDDAAAVARELLEETGLRVRAGALVGTVERDGPGGVVYEIHDYAATVLGGTPRAGDDAADVRWVAPAELRDLPLVPGLLDALTEWGVL, from the coding sequence ATGCGGGAGCGGTGCGTGGGCGCGATCGTCCATGATCGAGGCGGTCGGCTGCTGCTAGTGCGGCGGGGCCGGCCGCCCGGCGCGGGTCTCTGGTCGGTGCCGGGCGGCCGGGTGGAACCGGGCGAGGACGACGCGGCGGCCGTCGCGCGCGAGCTGCTGGAGGAGACGGGCCTGCGGGTGCGCGCCGGCGCGCTCGTGGGCACGGTCGAGCGGGACGGTCCGGGCGGCGTCGTCTACGAGATCCACGACTACGCCGCCACGGTGCTCGGCGGGACGCCGCGCGCCGGGGACGACGCGGCGGACGTCCGCTGGGTCGCGCCCGCCGAACTCCGGGACCTGCCGCTCGTGCCCGGCCTGCTGGACGCGCTCACGGAGTGGGGCGTCCTGTGA
- a CDS encoding RNA polymerase sigma-70 factor, whose protein sequence is MAGTVRAADETFEEHRGLLFAVAYRMLGTAADSEDAVQDAWLRWSAADRSDVRDPRGYLVRITTNIALDRLRGARARRETYVGPWLPEPMLTAPDVADDAERAESVSMALLVVLETLSPLERAVFVLKEAFGYPYAEIAAALDRSEASVRQLGTRARRHVAARRPRFAAAGAERRAATDRFLDAVMGGDVNRLMEILAPDVTLWTDGGGKVRAALRPIVGAERVARFIGAVAGAPYAGVAAADMRMRRADVNGRPGLVIEGPERTISAVTVELDEAGRVEAIHMVSNPDKLGALDAGRELAVPRL, encoded by the coding sequence ATGGCCGGGACGGTCCGGGCGGCGGACGAGACGTTCGAGGAGCACCGCGGCCTGCTGTTCGCGGTCGCGTACCGGATGCTGGGCACCGCCGCCGACTCCGAGGACGCCGTCCAGGACGCCTGGCTGCGCTGGTCGGCCGCCGACCGCTCGGACGTCCGCGACCCCCGCGGCTACCTCGTCCGGATCACCACCAACATCGCGCTCGACCGGCTGCGCGGCGCGCGGGCGCGGCGCGAGACGTACGTGGGGCCGTGGCTGCCCGAGCCGATGCTGACCGCCCCCGACGTCGCCGACGACGCCGAGCGCGCCGAGTCGGTGTCGATGGCGCTGCTCGTCGTCCTGGAGACGCTGAGCCCGCTCGAACGGGCCGTGTTCGTCCTCAAGGAGGCGTTCGGCTACCCGTACGCGGAGATCGCGGCGGCGCTCGACCGGTCGGAGGCGTCGGTGCGGCAGCTCGGCACCCGCGCCCGCAGGCACGTGGCGGCGCGGCGGCCGCGGTTCGCGGCGGCCGGGGCCGAGCGCCGCGCCGCCACCGACCGGTTCCTCGACGCCGTCATGGGCGGCGACGTCAACCGCCTCATGGAGATCCTCGCCCCGGACGTCACCCTGTGGACGGACGGCGGCGGCAAGGTGCGCGCGGCGCTGCGGCCGATCGTCGGCGCGGAGCGGGTCGCCCGGTTCATCGGCGCGGTCGCCGGCGCGCCCTACGCGGGCGTCGCCGCCGCCGACATGCGGATGCGGCGCGCGGACGTCAACGGGCGGCCGGGCCTCGTCATCGAGGGCCCCGAGCGGACGATCAGCGCGGTGACGGTCGAGCTCGACGAGGCGGGCCGCGTCGAAGCCATCCACATGGTGTCGAACCCGGACAAGCTCGGCGCCCTGGACGCGGGCCGCGAACTGGCCGTCCCGCGGCTCTAG
- a CDS encoding CoA ester lyase: MRSRRTTLAVPGSNPRFIEKAQGLPADEIFLDLEDAVAPSAKQDARKSVVAALNEGDWTGKIRVVRVNDLDTPFAYRDVIEVVEGAGANIDAIMLPKVQDPSHVQWLDRLLTQIEGATGLEPGRIGIEAQIEDARGMTRIDDIAASSPRLETLVFGPGDFMASINMKTLVVGEQPPGYTEGDAYHYILMRILLAARAHDLQAVDGPYFNVRDADGFDRAARRSAALGFDGKWVLHPSQIDAGNAIFSPNQDDYDHAELILDAYDHAINVEGRGAAMLGDEMIDEASRKMALVIAAKGRAAGLARTRTFDPSGN; this comes from the coding sequence ATGCGCTCACGACGTACCACCCTCGCGGTCCCCGGCAGCAACCCCCGTTTCATCGAGAAGGCGCAGGGACTCCCCGCCGACGAGATCTTCCTCGACCTCGAGGACGCCGTCGCCCCGTCCGCGAAGCAGGACGCCCGCAAGTCGGTCGTCGCCGCGCTCAACGAGGGCGACTGGACGGGCAAGATCCGCGTCGTGCGGGTCAACGACCTCGACACCCCGTTCGCCTACCGGGACGTCATCGAGGTCGTCGAGGGCGCGGGCGCGAACATCGACGCGATCATGCTGCCGAAGGTGCAGGACCCCTCGCACGTCCAGTGGCTCGACCGGCTCCTCACGCAGATCGAGGGCGCGACGGGCCTCGAACCCGGACGGATCGGCATCGAAGCCCAGATCGAGGACGCGCGCGGCATGACCCGCATCGACGACATCGCCGCGTCGTCGCCCCGGCTGGAGACCCTGGTGTTCGGCCCCGGCGACTTCATGGCCTCGATCAACATGAAGACGCTCGTCGTGGGGGAGCAGCCGCCCGGCTACACCGAGGGCGACGCCTACCACTACATCCTGATGCGCATCCTGCTGGCAGCCCGCGCCCACGACCTGCAGGCCGTCGACGGCCCCTACTTCAACGTCCGGGACGCCGACGGGTTCGACCGCGCCGCCCGCCGCTCGGCCGCCCTCGGCTTCGACGGCAAGTGGGTGCTGCACCCGTCCCAGATCGACGCCGGGAACGCGATCTTCTCCCCGAACCAGGACGACTACGACCACGCCGAGCTGATCCTGGACGCCTACGACCACGCGATCAACGTCGAGGGGCGCGGCGCCGCGATGCTCGGCGACGAGATGATCGACGAGGCGTCCCGCAAGATGGCGCTCGTCATCGCCGCCAAGGGACGCGCCGCCGGGCTGGCGCGCACGCGTACGTTCGACCCTTCCGGGAACTGA
- a CDS encoding CPBP family intramembrane glutamic endopeptidase, producing the protein MSDQEDANGWAPLDPDMGDGRARPPAPDAPPPGGPGGPDRPGERPEQGPAAPRQQQSTSPYGLPPQDGRPGARPQGGQEFPQQQQQWTSPYGLPQHGGGPYGGQAPDQAYPAGHHTGAQPAWDQNAWGGQYPQGYPQQYQYPPGYAHGYGPGYGGYPQPVKRPWIVPTPRGVPFHRMARSETHSWWRPLVGTLAIIVVGLGAGGVLAVIGLLVQMMVSDEDPALLDDPGTTSIFGNDTADIAYALGSLALFLPLIALAAWGIQRRRPGTLSSVAGRLRWRWMLACAGMSVVFCAVSFVLSMAAGATVENDPAGSTTEGSWVGWDDFLLPALVIVALVPFQSAAEEYFFRGWLMQAIGACTLEKARNGLARALSVVFRTPWPGIVVGAALFTSGHGYTGWGMLDIFVFGAIAGWLTVRTGGLECTIALHVFNNLMAFLLPAALGQLSLEQGGIPWQYVLADVTSMAVYAVGIVLLARRFKVRTVTPGDGPGDGPADDPGPDAPQRPGGVPGAQPAY; encoded by the coding sequence ATGTCTGACCAGGAGGACGCGAACGGCTGGGCGCCGCTCGACCCCGACATGGGCGACGGGCGGGCGCGTCCTCCTGCCCCCGACGCTCCGCCGCCCGGAGGGCCCGGCGGGCCGGACCGGCCCGGCGAGCGGCCCGAGCAGGGGCCGGCGGCCCCGCGGCAACAGCAGTCGACATCGCCGTACGGGCTGCCGCCGCAGGACGGTCGTCCGGGTGCGCGGCCGCAGGGGGGCCAGGAGTTCCCCCAGCAGCAACAGCAGTGGACGTCGCCGTACGGACTGCCGCAACACGGGGGCGGCCCCTACGGCGGGCAGGCCCCGGACCAGGCTTACCCGGCGGGGCACCACACCGGAGCACAGCCCGCGTGGGATCAGAACGCCTGGGGCGGGCAGTACCCGCAGGGCTACCCGCAGCAGTACCAATACCCTCCCGGTTACGCACACGGTTACGGCCCCGGCTACGGCGGCTACCCGCAGCCGGTAAAGCGCCCCTGGATCGTCCCCACACCGCGTGGGGTGCCGTTCCACCGGATGGCGCGTTCGGAGACGCACAGCTGGTGGCGCCCGCTGGTCGGGACCCTGGCGATCATCGTGGTCGGGCTCGGTGCGGGCGGCGTCCTCGCGGTCATCGGGCTGCTCGTCCAGATGATGGTGTCCGACGAGGATCCGGCGCTGCTGGACGATCCGGGCACCACGTCGATCTTCGGCAACGACACGGCCGACATCGCCTACGCGCTGGGGTCCCTGGCGCTGTTCCTGCCGCTGATCGCGCTCGCGGCCTGGGGCATCCAGCGGCGGCGCCCGGGGACGCTGTCGTCGGTCGCCGGACGGCTGCGCTGGCGCTGGATGCTCGCGTGCGCGGGCATGTCCGTCGTGTTCTGCGCGGTCTCGTTCGTCCTGTCGATGGCCGCGGGCGCGACCGTCGAGAACGATCCGGCCGGGTCGACCACCGAGGGATCGTGGGTCGGCTGGGACGACTTCCTCCTGCCGGCGCTCGTGATCGTGGCGCTCGTCCCGTTCCAGTCGGCGGCCGAGGAGTACTTCTTCCGCGGCTGGCTGATGCAGGCCATCGGCGCGTGCACCCTGGAGAAGGCCCGGAACGGGCTCGCGCGGGCGCTGAGCGTCGTGTTCCGCACCCCGTGGCCCGGCATCGTCGTCGGGGCCGCGCTGTTCACCTCCGGGCACGGCTACACCGGCTGGGGGATGCTCGACATCTTCGTCTTCGGCGCCATCGCCGGGTGGCTGACCGTGCGCACCGGCGGCCTGGAGTGCACGATCGCGCTGCACGTGTTCAACAACCTGATGGCGTTCCTGCTCCCGGCGGCGCTCGGGCAGCTGAGCCTCGAGCAGGGCGGCATCCCGTGGCAGTACGTCCTCGCCGACGTCACGTCCATGGCCGTGTACGCGGTGGGCATCGTCCTGCTGGCCCGCCGGTTCAAGGTGCGGACGGTCACCCCGGGGGACGGCCCCGGCGACGGCCCCGCCGACGACCCGGGCCCGGACGCCCCGCAGCGTCCCGGCGGCGTGCCGGGCGCGCAACCGGCGTACTGA
- a CDS encoding DUF6758 family protein: MRAEPTCPRCGAQVQAPGLWSSDWSCGVHGAVLPRQPPVRPGPDALGIVLRDVRVPVWTPWPLPLNWLVTGFLTVGDERGGARACAVAVSGPGLLGGLADMLLIAEEPGVGLGAHYAGLAGPDPGREFDGDPPHAKIGISGPAATSGHTVPLWTVGREPDRAVFVGEALGNWLWVVLWPADAGVLMLEELNLLDLREPGMDVDLPYGAHSGKLDL; this comes from the coding sequence ATGAGGGCGGAGCCCACGTGCCCGCGTTGCGGAGCCCAGGTGCAGGCGCCGGGTCTCTGGTCGAGCGACTGGAGTTGCGGCGTGCACGGTGCCGTACTCCCGAGGCAGCCGCCCGTCCGGCCGGGCCCGGACGCGCTCGGCATCGTCCTGCGCGACGTGCGCGTTCCCGTCTGGACGCCCTGGCCGCTCCCGCTCAACTGGCTCGTCACCGGATTCCTCACGGTCGGGGACGAGCGCGGCGGCGCGCGCGCGTGCGCCGTGGCGGTGTCGGGCCCCGGACTGCTCGGCGGCCTCGCCGACATGCTGCTGATCGCCGAGGAGCCGGGCGTCGGCCTCGGCGCGCACTACGCGGGGCTGGCGGGCCCCGATCCCGGCCGGGAGTTCGACGGGGACCCCCCGCACGCCAAGATCGGCATCAGCGGTCCCGCCGCCACCAGCGGGCACACCGTCCCGCTCTGGACGGTCGGCCGCGAACCGGACCGGGCCGTCTTCGTCGGCGAGGCCCTCGGCAACTGGCTGTGGGTCGTGCTCTGGCCCGCGGACGCGGGGGTGCTGATGCTCGAGGAGCTGAACCTCCTCGACCTCCGCGAGCCCGGCATGGACGTGGACCTTCCCTACGGCGCCCACAGCGGCAAGCTGGACCTCTGA
- a CDS encoding DUF6531 domain-containing protein: MGPRFSSGRRNGRGAGIGAAGPPFGTIAGPSFRPPRAAKRGGGGGGGGPGRGGRGGGRDQAGGRGRRGNPGRGNARRPDGRTTTRDPIDVITGEVLFGQVDVALPGALPLVLERTHLSGYRDGGLFGRSWASTLDQRLELDARGVHFLSADGMILEYPQSLVPNVSFLPSEGPRLPLTLAPDGSYVLHDPRLDRTLHFPAPGETHGWSRLPLVAIGDRRGNRVELGYADGVLREIRHSAGYRIFVDTEDRADGETDGETDGGPRIVGLRTILEGTADATGAPADDAGDAITLVRYEYDAAGLLSGVVNSSGRAFRFDYDGDGRLTAWHDRNGHWYRYEYDEDGRAVRAAGPDGRLGVSLRFRPEERTTVVTDSLGNATTYRYNEHLQIIAETDPLGATTRSEWDARDRLLSRTDPLGGVVRFSYDEHGDLVRVRRPDGETIETVHDEARRPVAVTEPGGRTWRREYDERGNVTSLTDPSGATTRARYDERGNLSGLVDTLGHVTRVVSNAAGLPLRVTDPAGAETRYEYDSLGRLTALTDPAGGVTRYGWTAEHRMAWRRSPAGAVDRWTYDAEGNAVEFAGATGELTRAEYGPFDVLVTEIGPDGARTESSHDTELRITAVTNPRGEVWRYEYDAAGGVVAETDFNGRTLRYALDALGRIEARTNALGQTTSFVRDALGNVVEEHSPEGVATFAYGADGFLARAVNANADLRFERDAMGRVTAEICNGRVVASAYDAAGRRVHRRTPSGAESAWSFDSCGRPAALSTAGESVLFHYDAAGREIQRNIGAATVLSQQWDAADRLVAQSIWGTRSTVAAPRRDAPEPALLQHRTYAYDPDGNVTAIGDRLGADRRFELDRRGRVRTVHAADRREEREEYVYDALGDLVEARFRVPAPADGPAPSLAGDAAGSREYDGTLLRRAGSVHYEHDAQGRVTVRSHVRADGGARTWRHHWDSDDRLVGVDAPDGRHWRYRYDALGRRISKQRTDGDGTGVFEQFDFVWDGHVLAEQVQRTWSAELRAFVGRGLVWEHDPRSLRPLTQTERLPSRDVPQEWIDREFQAIVTDLVGTPVELVDTAGSVRRHMRTTLWGVDLSGTGSNCPLRFPGQYFDAESDLNYNYHRYYNAADGRYQSADPLGLAGALNPHAYVPNPLDWLDPLGLKGSPGQGEEKVKLYHYTDKAGYNGIRSGDPYHVREGSSKNGAGPFWTTKSPADLTEPNAFKKLGITSGKSEYVLEAEIPKSALRPLPGGRGDHVLMTPGGIKVPRSDAHYIGPTRDWEPS, translated from the coding sequence ATGGGCCCCAGATTTTCGAGCGGCAGGCGGAACGGCCGCGGCGCCGGAATCGGAGCCGCGGGGCCGCCGTTCGGCACCATCGCCGGGCCTTCCTTCCGGCCGCCCCGGGCCGCGAAGCGGGGCGGCGGCGGAGGCGGGGGCGGGCCCGGCAGGGGCGGCCGCGGCGGCGGGCGGGACCAGGCGGGCGGACGCGGGCGGCGCGGGAATCCGGGACGGGGCAACGCGCGCCGCCCCGATGGGCGGACGACGACCAGGGACCCGATCGACGTCATCACCGGCGAGGTGCTGTTCGGCCAGGTGGACGTGGCGCTCCCCGGCGCCCTTCCGCTGGTGCTCGAGCGGACCCACCTGTCCGGATACCGCGACGGCGGCCTCTTCGGACGCTCGTGGGCGTCGACGCTCGACCAGCGCCTCGAGCTGGACGCGCGGGGAGTCCACTTCCTCTCCGCCGACGGCATGATCCTCGAGTACCCGCAGTCCCTGGTGCCCAACGTGTCGTTCCTGCCTTCGGAGGGCCCGCGGCTGCCGCTGACGCTCGCGCCCGACGGCTCGTACGTCCTGCACGATCCGCGACTCGACCGGACGCTGCATTTCCCGGCGCCGGGCGAGACGCACGGCTGGTCCCGGCTGCCGCTGGTCGCGATCGGCGACCGCCGCGGCAACCGCGTCGAACTGGGCTACGCGGACGGCGTCCTGCGGGAGATCCGGCACTCCGCCGGCTACCGGATCTTCGTGGACACCGAGGACCGCGCGGACGGCGAGACGGACGGCGAGACGGACGGCGGCCCCAGGATCGTCGGCCTGCGGACGATCCTGGAGGGCACAGCCGACGCGACCGGCGCGCCCGCGGACGACGCCGGCGACGCGATCACCCTGGTGCGGTACGAGTACGACGCGGCCGGGCTCCTGTCCGGCGTCGTGAACTCCTCCGGGCGCGCCTTCCGGTTCGACTACGACGGAGACGGGCGCCTGACGGCCTGGCACGACCGGAACGGCCACTGGTACCGCTACGAGTACGACGAGGACGGGCGCGCCGTCCGGGCCGCCGGACCGGACGGCCGGCTCGGCGTCTCGCTCCGGTTCCGGCCCGAGGAGCGCACGACCGTCGTGACGGACTCGCTCGGCAACGCCACGACCTACCGGTACAACGAGCACCTGCAGATCATCGCCGAGACGGACCCGCTCGGGGCGACGACCCGTTCCGAGTGGGACGCCCGCGACCGCCTGCTGTCGCGTACCGACCCGCTCGGCGGCGTCGTCCGGTTCTCCTACGACGAGCACGGCGATCTCGTCCGGGTCCGCCGCCCCGACGGCGAGACGATCGAGACCGTCCACGACGAGGCGCGGCGGCCGGTCGCGGTCACCGAACCGGGCGGGCGCACCTGGCGGCGCGAGTACGACGAGCGCGGCAACGTCACGAGCCTGACCGACCCGTCCGGGGCCACGACCCGGGCGCGGTACGACGAGCGCGGCAACCTGTCCGGGCTCGTGGACACGCTCGGCCACGTCACCCGGGTCGTGTCGAACGCCGCCGGGCTGCCGCTGCGCGTCACCGATCCCGCGGGCGCCGAGACGCGCTACGAGTACGACTCCCTCGGCAGGCTCACCGCCCTCACCGACCCGGCCGGCGGCGTGACCCGGTACGGGTGGACCGCCGAGCACCGCATGGCCTGGCGGCGGTCGCCGGCGGGCGCGGTCGACCGCTGGACCTACGACGCCGAGGGCAACGCGGTGGAGTTCGCGGGCGCCACCGGCGAGCTCACCCGCGCGGAGTACGGGCCGTTCGACGTGCTCGTCACGGAGATCGGTCCCGACGGCGCCCGCACCGAGTCGTCCCATGACACCGAGCTGCGGATCACCGCCGTCACGAACCCGCGGGGCGAGGTCTGGCGGTACGAGTACGACGCGGCCGGCGGCGTCGTCGCGGAGACGGACTTCAACGGGCGGACGCTGCGTTACGCCCTCGACGCGCTCGGGCGGATCGAGGCGCGCACCAACGCGCTGGGGCAGACCACGTCGTTCGTCCGGGACGCCCTCGGGAACGTCGTGGAGGAGCACTCCCCGGAAGGCGTCGCCACCTTCGCCTACGGCGCGGACGGTTTCCTGGCGCGGGCCGTCAACGCGAACGCCGACCTGCGGTTCGAACGCGACGCCATGGGCCGGGTCACGGCCGAGATCTGCAACGGGCGGGTGGTGGCGTCGGCCTACGACGCGGCGGGACGGCGCGTCCACCGGCGCACCCCCAGCGGCGCCGAGAGCGCGTGGAGCTTCGACTCCTGCGGCCGTCCCGCAGCGCTGTCCACGGCCGGGGAGAGCGTCCTGTTCCACTACGACGCGGCGGGGCGGGAGATCCAGCGGAACATCGGTGCCGCGACGGTGCTGTCCCAGCAGTGGGACGCCGCGGACCGGCTCGTCGCGCAGAGCATCTGGGGCACCCGGAGCACCGTCGCGGCGCCCCGCCGGGACGCGCCGGAACCGGCGCTCCTGCAGCACCGCACCTACGCCTACGACCCGGACGGCAACGTCACCGCGATCGGCGACCGGCTCGGCGCGGACCGGCGGTTCGAGCTCGACCGGCGCGGGCGCGTCCGCACCGTGCACGCCGCGGACCGGCGCGAGGAGCGCGAGGAGTACGTCTACGACGCCCTCGGCGACCTCGTCGAGGCCCGCTTTCGGGTGCCGGCCCCGGCGGACGGCCCCGCGCCGTCCCTCGCGGGCGACGCGGCGGGGTCCCGCGAGTACGACGGGACGCTGCTGCGCCGGGCTGGGAGCGTCCACTACGAGCACGACGCCCAGGGGCGGGTCACCGTCCGCAGCCACGTGCGGGCGGACGGCGGCGCGCGCACGTGGCGCCACCACTGGGACAGCGACGACCGGCTCGTCGGCGTCGACGCCCCGGACGGGCGGCACTGGCGCTACCGCTACGACGCGCTCGGGCGGCGGATCTCCAAGCAGCGGACGGACGGCGACGGCACCGGCGTCTTCGAGCAGTTCGACTTCGTGTGGGACGGTCACGTCCTCGCCGAGCAGGTGCAGCGCACCTGGTCGGCGGAGCTGCGGGCGTTCGTGGGGCGCGGGCTCGTCTGGGAGCACGACCCGCGGAGCCTGCGCCCGCTCACCCAGACCGAGCGGCTGCCGTCGCGGGACGTCCCGCAGGAATGGATCGACCGGGAGTTCCAGGCGATCGTCACCGACCTCGTCGGCACCCCGGTGGAGCTGGTGGACACGGCCGGGAGCGTCCGGCGGCACATGCGGACGACGCTGTGGGGCGTGGACCTCTCCGGCACCGGCTCCAACTGCCCGCTGCGCTTCCCGGGGCAGTACTTCGACGCCGAGAGCGACCTGAACTACAACTACCACCGCTACTACAACGCGGCGGACGGCCGGTACCAGAGCGCCGACCCGCTCGGCCTGGCGGGCGCGCTGAACCCGCACGCCTACGTCCCCAACCCGCTCGACTGGCTCGATCCCCTCGGGCTCAAGGGGAGCCCCGGACAGGGCGAGGAGAAGGTCAAGCTCTACCACTACACGGACAAGGCCGGATACAACGGGATCAGGAGCGGCGACCCGTACCACGTGCGGGAAGGGAGCTCCAAGAACGGTGCCGGACCGTTCTGGACGACGAAGAGCCCCGCCGACCTCACCGAGCCCAACGCGTTCAAGAAGCTGGGGATCACCAGCGGCAAGTCCGAGTACGTCCTGGAGGCCGAGATACCGAAGTCCGCGCTCAGACCGCTGCCGGGCGGGCGGGGCGACCACGTCCTCATGACCCCGGGAGGGATCAAGGTGCCGCGCTCCGACGCCCACTACATCGGGCCGACCAGGGACTGGGAGCCGTCGTGA